The nucleotide window ACTTCCAAGGTGAGACAAAACTTTCCACTCCCACCACTTGCTCACACACATGGGTCTTTGAGATTTCAGAAATTGTCTATTGGGGTGCCCCATAAATGGGCCCAATACTCTAACAGAACGCGTCTCGTTGAAAAACCTAAAATTAATCCAGAATAAATACAAGTATCGGGACTTGAAACCTAGTGGGTTAAGGATATCACTGTCCTACTAACTATCCAACCACGGGTTGCTTTGCATGACACACTTGACTTAGCGCCAACTTTTTAGTCTTTTCTCCAAAAAAACTTTTTAATCTTATCAGCAACGTTATGCGCTGTTTTCGAACAGACTTGCTTGCTATTCCGAGGCTTGAGCCCATGTGCAAGCACATAATTAAAAGAGAAACCCTACTGCCATCGGATGCTCCTTTGACAACTCTCTTAATCATGCTGGAATCATTGCTGCAGGGTCAGCTTGTCCCCTTGACTGCTCATGATTTGTGATAAGATAACCTCATAATGCATGAATTTGTACCGCATAATTCAGGCCGGCGCGTCGATCGTTATCGTGAGGCGCTGTCATCCAGGTGGCTCCCGTGCTTCCTCCCTCCACATGGCTGCGGGTTCTGGATTGGCATGTGAAGCTGTATGCAATCACTCGCCTTCGCTACCACTGTTTATGAGCTCCTGATGGCATGGCATGTTTCGACGTACATTCCACGAGGAAGGCGAGGGCCTGGTGATGCCCCCACACCTGGCACGTCTCAGCTAACAGCATATTCATGTGTGCACTGCAGGCACACAAGCTCGGCATGATTGATCGCCCGTGCAGGCTGCCACGGCATGGCGAGAGGACGAGACGGTAGGTCCCGGCCTGAAATCTCGTGGGCACAGATCAAGCTGAGGCGAGCAGATCGTATCCGCATGCCGGTGATCACGCCCTGTGACGATGATACATAGCCGACCGATCACGGTGGGTGTCACGGGCTGCTGGATCTCAGACGTGAGGACGTTCGATGCTGCAGCTGTCACCCACGTATGTGTCTCGGGCTTGGTCTCTAGTCTCTACATCCTTTGGTATCATATCACGACACCTTCAGAAATCTCTAGCGCTCCACCGAGAGGTGGTTCTAGTTCGGAGCACGTGAATTTCAGGACAATAAACGAGTTGACACCAGCAGAAAACAAGGCAAGCTACCCCACAGTTGGTGTTTTCTACTGCTGCAACGGGATGGACACGGCTGCCTGCCACGACGGTGAGCTATATCTTTCTGGGAGAGCGCGACGACGTCTCACCTCCACGCAATCTCGTTCCGGAAGAAGAACCCAGTCGCAATTCGCAAATGACCGTCTCCCACGGCATCTGCAGGGCGCGGGCTACGAAATGATCTGGGTGGGAGCACACGTGAAGTCCGAACGAGCGCGTGCACCACGAGCGCTCCAGCCCATCCGTCCACCCAACAACCAGGAAGCGGATCATGTCAAATCACGACGCAACCATAAAATAATCCTAGAAACTGGGATCAGTAAGATGGGCAAATCATAGAGTACAGAATCTAACAGATCATTTCGAATTCAAAGGCGGAAATTTTGCACATATACATGACGATTGTGTTAGTAGAGAACTTTTCTTCAGCGGACGGTTTTTTTAGAAGATTTATGAAAAGGTTACACATAGTCTGCACGTTTTATGCATTTTTCCACGCTGGGAACTAGTACTGCTGCGGCTAGTCGGTAGGGCCCCAGAGCTTAAGCGCACGCCTATATAGAACTGCTAGCTAGTGAGTGTGGTGTGGCCGTGTGGGTGAGGTTTCCTCCGTCAGAGGCCAAATTGTTGGAGAGGCAGGGCAGAGGCTGGCCCCTCGCGAGTTTGTGTGCCGGCGGGTAACAGCCACGCGAGGCTCGGCGGCCGTCCCCGGCGTCCGGCGGAGCCGTTCGACGGCGCCGGCGAAGCAGAGGCGAGGCAGCCGGCgacatcggcggcggcggcagatgGGGGCGCGCGTCATGGCGTGGTGGCGGGCAAGGGTGGTCGCGCCCATGCGCCGCGCCTGCAGGCTCGCCGTCGCAGCCGCCCGCGCCCGCGTCCGCAAGGGTGGTACGTAAGCTATCACTACTCACTGCTCTGCTTTTCTTGGAACTGCCACTGAAGCGTGAACTGGAGCGATGAACTTGGTAGAAACAGTACAATGCAATCGACTCGTTTTCTTCGACTCTACATATTAGCTCAGGCAGGCTCAAAGGATTTGCAGGCATAGCAAACCTGCCATTCTTTGCTGAACCGGTGGATGTAGTCATGCATCTCGCTAATGCGACGGAAAATTCATCATGCCTGAACTAATTAATCTCCGAGACCAAATTTGCGGTAGCCGTCATGCTTAGTTTGTTTAGAGAAGACGCTCAAATGGCATCTTATACTATCTGATAATTACCAAGAAAATACCCAATATTCAATGGAAAGACAATAAGATTGGTGGTCAGTTCATGGAACCAGAAGATAGTAGCAGTGCTCCAAAGAATTAGGTGAAGGAGCATTATCACAAGAAGCAAACAAACGGATCCGAGAGATCGGCCATGGCCCATGCGCGTTATCTTTTTGCACGCTGCTGCACACCAAAGGACTTGGGACACGTTATCTCGTGCTTCCAACCGCCCATTTGCATTATGTACTTTGGACCACCTAATCTAATCCGCAGCCCTTATGGTGGTTACGCGGATACATCACCTGATATTCTCTCTCTGAGACAGGAGTATCCAGTAGTACACAATGCAACTAATTTGCTGCATaatgtagtactccctctgttccatgTTAATTGTATTCAGGAGTACTACCAAACTGCTTTAATCTTCGTTTGGTTAATGGGATGAATGGTATGCAGAGTGCGGGGTCCTGAACCTTCACCAGGACGTGCAGACGTGCGGCTACCACGACGTGCAGGTGATGTGGGACATGCTCAGCTCCGACAAGGAGGCCGCTGCCGCCGCCTCGGCGCCCGCgaagcagcagcagcggcggAAGAGGCCGTTCTGGAAGCTGCCTCCGTCGTTCTGGCCCGCCGGGTCGCCGCGCGACGCCGCAGCGCAATGAAGTGAACGGTGTACGAGCTGGTGCCTGGCAATGTGGACAGAACGCCTGTACCATGGCACCCTGCCGCTGTCATGCTGCTGCCTGTCATTGCGCCGCGAGTTCATGGCAATGATCCCTGCGACCAGACCAGCCCGACCATGCATGTGTACACATGATTTTTGTATAGTTTTTGGACAGTGCAAATCGCTTCTCCTCTGATCTGGTGTTAATTTGACCGTGCTCTGGCGTGGACAGAGCAGTTTGGACTTCGGACTTGCCCCCGTCGATTTAGTGTTTGATTATCATCATGCAGGGGGCAGCTAATATTCAACATGCAATTTGAAGAGGAAGTCATGTATTAGTCAGGCATCTATTTTATTGTTTAGATTACAGAGGAGCTGCTCTCCTCCCTCGCCAGAACCGCCATCTCCTCTCTTCCCCACAGTCGCCACCTCGTACCTCTCTCCGTCCACCCTTTCCCTCGCTACTGCTAGAGACCAGAGGCCGACTAAGTCCCGACATTGATCGAtgaaggcggcggcggggacatCTCTTCTCCGGTACCATTCCGCGTCGAGATGCGAGATCTACAAGCAATGACTTGAGGCAAAGGTTATGACTATGCAACAGTGGCGGCGGTGTTTTCGATCGGGCTGGCGATCTGGGTGGTGAGGCGTCAGTGGCCGCAATCTCATTTGCATGTACACGAGCGGCAGTAGCGACCTTCTACATCCCAATTAGGCGGTCCTAACTCAGGCACGCAGTTGGCGTCGTGCACATGCGCTGCTGGGCGGTTGTCATGGAGCATCAAATCGGGCGGCAACGATGAGTATGTTTTGTCGACCAATTCTGCCATCACTGACGAGGACGGTGGAGAATAAGGATAGTGGGAGACTACCAGAGTGTCCCCAGTTGGGATTTTGGCGGGGCCGGTGACATTATCCCCTTGCATTTTTTTTGCATGTGTGATGGTGACATTTGTCATTCCAAGCCTTTGGTAGCAACTGACACTTGTTGCGGTTTGACTGTTACTTATACAGGCATGGACTTCAATTGCATGGCATATTAGGTCAAGACCATCTTATGCATGTAGCTGGTGAGATCGCATAAAGTGAAGGCGGcaacacatgatgattttgatttTGGTGGTGCTTCTCAAGTACTCGGTCTCGAGCTATGGGGTGAAATTCAAAGTTATGGCCCTAATTGATTGTACCGGTCAATGGTGATGTTTTTGTGGCATTACCTTGTTGAAGATATTTCTTGGATTTGCTCGGGCCTTATCTTCATTGTTAAAACTCAGGATTTGACCTTTGGTGGTTGGATATGGGGACGGCGTTGTTGGATCGTTGTTGCCTTTCTCGAGATGTTGTCGCTGAAGAACCTTTCACATTGTTTTTGTGATGTCATAGTTGATGCATATGGTCAGTGTTGTAGTTCATAGATCGGTGGCTTGATCACTGCTGAAGAACCTTTCTCATTGTTTTGGTGCTGTCATAGTTGACACATATGGTTAGTGTTTGGGCAATTATTTGCCCAATGTTCCTTCTAACGCAAGTAAAGCATCCATCTCTCTTTTTGTATTTCTTCTAACGCTTCTTCTTCAAGGTTGTATTCTGTTGGATAGAGTTCTTTCCCTTGAAGTTGTGGAAATTCTTCTCCACCACATTGGCGCTAGAAGAAGACTCTGCCTCTTTTATGTGTGAGTTCTTTGCTCTCCAGTTCTGATCAACACTTAGATGGCCGATGACATCCTCAACAAAGAATTCACGTCTCAAGTGCTTGAGAGaagtagcaaagttcctccatcTAAGAGGGAGTTTTGCAATAATGCAGTCCGCGACAAACTTGTCTGGTAACTCACACTTCAAGAGCTTCAGCTCCTTGGAGATgcactgtatctcatgagcctggtCCAACACAGGACGGCTATCAACCATCTTGTAATCATGGAACTCCTCCATATATAGCATACAATTCTCTTCCAGCATTGGTTGTACTCGAGCGCATCCCACAAGTTTTTGGCAACGCACATATGGAGATATGTCTCAACCAACTTGTCTCCGATCACACTAAGAATGGCCCCCACAAAGACAGTGCTTGCTACCCCGAATGCCTTATCCTTCTCGGGATCAATCGTTCCAATGGGAATCACACCACAGACCAAGAAGACATTCATAGCAGGGAGCCACAAGGTTTTCCTCATCTGCCAACCCTTAAAATGTGTTCCGGTAAACTTTTCTAGTTTCGGTGTAGCAACAAAGCCTTGAATCAAAAAGTAGCTaaaataaggtttttggattgttggaacgTTAGGAGCTTTTTGACTAATCTAATCCACGAGTAGGTAATAAACATTGCAATCACAATATGCAACTCATAACGATACCTAAGCATGTGAGCGCATACAATACATAGAACCGAATCATTAATGAACAGAACATATACGTCTAGCAGATGAACGAGAAAAATAGGGGATGAATGAGTCATACCCTCCGGTTCGTCAGGACAATGCGGTGGCGGTAGCCACAACATCGTCCGATGCCTACTTCTTGGCGGCTTTGTTGTCAGCCATGGAGTGGATACAGAGGAAGTAGTGGAAGCAGAGGTGGGTGGATACGGGGATGGATCGCGAGCAGTCGCGTCGAGATGCTCCCCAGAAACCTTAGTGCCGTTCTCCAAGGTAGGATCTCGAACGACAGGGTTCCGGAGGCACCTGCTCTCTCGATAGGCCAGCACCTCCTTACACTATTAGGAGAAAAGCCTACTAGTAGCGCTTGAAATAcatatagtagtagcgctgggTCCAGCACTACTGCTAACGCGCTACAGTTAAGTTGTAGCAGTAGCACTGCCTTGACCAGTGCTACTGGTAAGTATGGTTAGCAGTAGCGCTAGTCAGggcagcgctactgctaactatCTGTAGCACTGTAGCAACACAAGCGTTGTTGCTAATCCAGCGCTACTGCTAGATGCCTTCCGGCGCTACTGCTAGTATTCTTGCTTTCACAGATTTATACCCCCTCTACGTATTTTGTGCTGTATTTGTACAAGCTCTATATAGTAGTTTCATCAGATCGTAATAAACATACACTATTGTCatcatatcatacacatacagtagtctcgtcatcatcatcatcatcatcatcatcatcattcaaCACAAATATCATCACATCTCAAAAATAGCGATGCACAAGTCATGTCCTGTCTCGAATAAGTGCAACTGCATGATCATGGCACACACACAAATTTCATCATCTCTATCTAAACCATGATGTGGAAGGGAAGAGTGATCAGCATGAGCAAGAGCGCGACTATGTAGTACTTAAGGCACCGGCGGTTCCACCTCCGCTCTTGCCGGAGCGTCCACCTCAAGTAACTACTTTCTGCATTGGCTCTGCTGTCGAACCCTCTGTGGCTAGCACCCGGGTATTTGTCCACCTGGGCCTGAGAGTCTGGCCAGCGGTCGTAGACTCCTGGaaccctcccaatgaacacggcGTAGCAGTCCTTCGCCATCTCTGACCTATGTACCTGCTTCGTCGGTTGATGAATTCAACGATAATATGCAACATAATGTACTTAAGAAAACAAAGAGGCATAATTAGCAAAATACAAGCAACCTATAGTAAACATAAATAATGAAGTTCCTCATACCCAAACTAATTAACTAGAGCGATCTACGCTAGTTCAGGAGGACAGTTTAATTATATCACAGAGTTTCGTCGTGCATAAAATTCAAAGTTTTGCCTTAGAAAGACAGTAGTGAAACATTGTCATCGACAATCAGTCCTCCAGGTCAGGGAGGAAGCACCCGAGCTTCTTGAAAGGCTTCAGGTCCAGACGCTGAGCGAGTAGCAGTGCTCGGACATCATCCCGCATGATTGGACCATGGTAGAACATCCCTATTGGTTCAAGGACATCACTCATGATCACTTGAGCAAGTTCACACTGTACGTGATAAAACTAAGCTCGGATTCGATGATCCGTTGTTTTTTTCTATGCTTGTGGCCCAGTTGACAATCTCGGAATTGTTGGTAGTAGCTGACATGCGAAGGCGTTGATTATCCCTTCTGTACTCGATCAGGTGATGCATGAGGTAGAATCCACCGGTCTTACTGGTGTACGGTTGCTGGATGTAGCAGAAGTCGATCTTATGGCCGAAACCTAGCCCGTTCTTCATGTGCTTTTTTCACCTTAATATATCCACCAGATAGGCTGAAGGTTACCAAGGCATTATCGAGAGCACTCTTGACGTGCGTGTAATCATTTTTCTTGATGTTCTTAGATGAGTCCAAGTACATAGCATGGGAGTATTATGGGTACAGAACAAtgagaacccccccccccccccccccccccccccgctgcgcaaaataagtacacctcaaattaggTTCCATGCTTGCAAAGGAATGATTAAAACTTATGAAAGGATATCCGTGGATGACTTACGTGGGATGATAAGGAAGGAGAATCACTTCCTTGTCCTTATTAGCATACATGAAATCGGCGATGTACTTGCTCGCATAGTCACGGTGCTCTTTGCAGACTTCCAAGAAGCTCTCGTGAATATATTATGGGTCCGCGATGCAGATATATTTTATGTTCTCGTGCCCGATGAAATAGTTGAGATACAACGCATACATGCGGATGAACTGGAAATCCAGCTTGGTCATGTGGAACATGTCGTGGATGTAGTCATATCGTAGGATGAACTTAACTGCGGGCCATCTCTCAACGTACAACTTCCCACCCGGCACCTGAGCCGCGTAAAGCGGGTATCCTGATTTTTCCGAGATGAGAAGGCTTTTCTCTCTGGCCAGCACATCTTCATGGAGTCTCCTTAGATCATTGTTCAGTATGTTCTCTAACGCTTTCGCAGGTAGGATCGGGTCACCGGCGACATTGAAATGCTTCGCACCTTCGACAGGTACTCTATCTACCACCGGGGCTTCAGAGGCGGCTGGCTGCTTGAAGCAGCTCTGGCGCCTTTAGGGCCTTTACCGTCCGATCTCCTCCTTTGCTTCTTGGCGGGTGGCGGTAGTGAGCCCACCATACCTTCCCTAACCACCACCCCTAGTGTCGTCGGGCTAACCAGTGGACGGCCCTCGGGTTGTTGCTAGGTAGAGGCGACACTTGGAGGTGTCTCTTGCGAGGGTCGCTTGAATAGAGACTTTTGACATTCCGCCATAGGACGTTACGGCTCCGGCAAATCAGGCAGCTTCAAGTCATCATCTCCACGCTCATAGCCTGAGTCTTCGTCATCCTGAGCCATCAATCCTCCATCATCATAGGCGGTATTGAAATACTTGAGAgggtcatcatcctcctcctccatgtcaTCATCAGTATTTGCTTCTTCGACAACGGGGGCGACGTCATCTGGTACTAATGGAGGCCCTTCCTTGCGTCGTCCGCTATCACCTACCATGACAAGTGCAGGTAATTTGGTAGGTGGGGTGGTGTTCATATCTTATTGAGAAGCCGTCGTTGGTGTGATACTGGGCGCCTCGACATGAAGAAGTGTCTTCGGCCAAGGCAAGAACCAGCTCTTGCATGCGCCAATTCGCTTAGGGGTCTCCTCGTCATCGACTGGTACGGAGGAGGCCCTCGAAGCCCGCTATGACACTGGCCACGTTAACCTTGAAGATGCCATTGGGCATCTCTTGATTGTGGAACATGCGGTCCTTCGGCTTCACGATCGGTGCCTTTCCCACGACCACCCTCTGGCCCTTGATGTCGTAGATTAGGGTGCATGGGGTATCGTCGGCCTACGAAGAAGATATGTCTGCGACGTCTTACATCTGAAAGGAAACTGAAACGGAAGACTATAGACATGCTGGTGAAAAAGGGTATGACACATAATTACCACTAGTagaaatgcccgtgcgttgcatcgGGCGATCTTTTTTTGTAAAACCTTCTCCTACTCGGAGTTCCACTATGTGCCACTTCTTATATCCAAGACAAATGTCAAAAATAAGGTTACCCTCATTCGCTATAAGGTGAATGTGCCTTCGTGTTGCCACAGTTGAATTATCGCTAAGCTATGGTTGAGGAATGAGTCTGCTCTTCAGCCGCCTCCACAAGAAAACCAAGATCACCTCTTCTTCTCTCGCCGCCGCCATGGTACACCACCTGGCAAAGCCCGCACAAAGCCGTCGGCGACGAGGAGGTCCTTTGGAGATGTTGTGCCCTAGTGGGCCGCGCGATATGGCAGGGAGGGAGGGTCGGCTGTTGTGCGTGGATTGGTAGTTGGTCCGGGCTGGCGTCTCATCTCCAGCGTGTTGGCTACCTTCAGTGGCGGCCCGACCTAGCCTGGTCACTGGAGAAGGGGGTTGCATGACGGGATCCTAGGCGACGACGGGTTCTCGGTTGTCTTAGTGTTTTGGATAGGGAACCGAGAGAGCGGTGTCATCCCTCCGTAGGAATATGGTTCTCCCCGTCCTATCCATGTTTCATTGTTGTGTTTATTGGCAGCCAAGGGTGTGTGGAGCCATGTCTCCGGCAGGTCTTCCAAGATTTGCTATGTTTAGGTTTCTGGGGTATCTGTTCGGATTCGATCGATTTTTTTGGTCTTGCAGTTTCTACATTCCGTTCTCACATTTTCTACTTCGGGGCAGCGATTTGCTTCACAAATTGTGGTCGACGACATCTCGTGGTCTACATCAACATCTTCTCGGCCGTTGCTTCCACAAGCTCCTGGGTTGAAAAGAGTTTGATCCCTCGAGGAAGTGGCTTAGAGGGATGCAGGAGGAACAAGAGCTCGGCTCCCCTAGAGATTTGAATGTAATTTTCTTTTTTCGTACGAGTGAGTTTGTAAGGACATGTGTTCCTTAATATTTGGCCTTAGGCCTTTTCGCAAACAAAAAAGGAATTGTTGCTTTCTGGACAATGAAGTATTGATGTGAAGAACAAACCCTAACATCCTTGGTCAACGCCTACTTCAACTTTGCACTGCCATCGGATGGAATAGTACTCCAACTAATTATACTTACAAAGCATGGCAACCCATCTTCCAGCTTACACGTCCTTTGAATCTCAAAAACATGCACTCTGAACTTTTGAACGTTTAAGCTGCTGCTTTCAACTTGCAACTGCTCTCCACATTCAGATTTCAGGCAAattgttgacacacgaacacgtca belongs to Triticum urartu cultivar G1812 chromosome 7, Tu2.1, whole genome shotgun sequence and includes:
- the LOC125521033 gene encoding uncharacterized protein LOC125521033 — encoded protein: MGARVMAWWRARVVAPMRRACRLAVAAARARVRKGECGVLNLHQDVQTCGYHDVQVMWDMLSSDKEAAAAASAPAKQQQRRKRPFWKLPPSFWPAGSPRDAAAQ